One Candidatus Neomarinimicrobiota bacterium DNA segment encodes these proteins:
- a CDS encoding methyltransferase domain-containing protein, with amino-acid sequence MMDAGVERERIKKWFDRRYAEKGLRSMRSYEAYPVFLDHLSVQSEERLLDMGCGTGFLLKEACDRGLESYGVDLSPEAIRLSKGVSPRAHLSLGMGEHLCFEDKSFDYVTCIGTLEHFVDMEKGLREIRRVAGENARFCFMIPNSDSLLWRISSFLGTLNDDSNENGCSLKSWSKLFSDNGFEIIVVHRDRWYIRKILSLMSPASFSRFEEILLRLFKLSVPLKFANQLVFLLKKKNVRMRLRPAKQPDGINEIGRMYDRLTRFTLLTNLVRSGDLYAGFGMHKILRPLRDFLQGGGKTSRLTYLEDLALSLVDLPPDPTVLDAGCGFGGTIFRWHEQVGGEYDGITLSPVQVSIARREARRRGIDSSCRFYLRDFDDPLRSQYDAVIAIESLIHSPNFERTIGSITGELKPGGYLVAVDDVQADGGETGSHGDVDALKQYWQLSEIPSEKEYRRAFDENDLRLVHEFDLSEQIEFTGPRLVSIIDAICRFLHATVPVLSVRSVLSAQLGGFALQRLYGRKFMHYKLFVGEKLSGVSTSG; translated from the coding sequence ATGATGGACGCAGGTGTGGAACGGGAGCGGATCAAGAAGTGGTTTGACCGCAGATATGCCGAAAAAGGTTTACGGAGCATGCGGTCCTATGAGGCGTATCCTGTATTCCTGGATCATTTAAGCGTGCAAAGTGAGGAAAGACTTCTGGACATGGGTTGTGGAACGGGTTTTCTTCTCAAGGAGGCGTGCGACAGGGGACTGGAAAGCTACGGTGTCGATCTTTCCCCCGAAGCCATTAGGCTCTCAAAGGGAGTTTCCCCCCGGGCACACCTTTCCCTTGGCATGGGAGAACACCTCTGTTTTGAAGACAAATCCTTTGACTATGTGACCTGTATCGGCACTCTGGAGCATTTCGTGGATATGGAGAAAGGTCTTCGGGAGATAAGGCGGGTGGCAGGAGAAAATGCCAGGTTTTGTTTCATGATTCCCAACAGCGATTCACTGCTATGGCGGATTTCATCGTTCCTGGGAACTTTGAACGATGACAGTAACGAAAATGGTTGCTCCCTGAAGAGCTGGAGCAAGTTGTTCTCCGATAACGGTTTTGAGATAATCGTCGTACATCGCGATCGATGGTACATAAGGAAAATATTGAGTCTCATGTCTCCCGCGTCCTTCTCAAGGTTTGAGGAAATACTCCTGCGCCTGTTCAAGTTGTCCGTACCTCTGAAATTTGCGAATCAGCTGGTGTTTCTTCTCAAGAAGAAGAATGTCCGTATGCGGCTGAGACCTGCAAAACAACCGGACGGCATTAATGAGATTGGCCGGATGTACGACCGTCTGACTCGATTCACACTGTTGACAAACCTGGTGAGATCCGGCGACCTTTACGCAGGATTCGGCATGCACAAGATCCTGCGACCGCTCCGTGATTTTCTACAGGGTGGGGGTAAAACGTCAAGACTCACCTATCTTGAAGATCTCGCGCTGTCTCTCGTTGATTTGCCACCCGACCCTACTGTACTCGATGCGGGGTGCGGTTTCGGTGGAACTATATTTCGCTGGCATGAGCAGGTAGGAGGTGAATACGACGGGATCACGTTGAGCCCGGTCCAGGTGTCCATTGCCAGAAGGGAGGCTCGTCGCAGGGGCATCGATTCAAGTTGTCGATTTTACCTGAGAGATTTCGATGATCCGCTTCGGTCTCAATATGACGCCGTTATTGCGATTGAATCACTGATACACAGTCCGAACTTCGAAAGAACAATCGGATCAATCACGGGAGAATTGAAACCTGGAGGATACCTGGTGGCCGTTGATGACGTGCAGGCAGACGGTGGAGAAACCGGTTCCCACGGCGACGTGGATGCGCTGAAACAGTACTGGCAGCTTTCTGAGATACCTTCTGAGAAGGAATACCGGAGGGCATTTGATGAGAACGATCTGCGCCTGGTTCATGAGTTCGATCTGTCGGAACAGATTGAATTCACGGGCCCCCGATTAGTTTCAATTATTGATGCCATCTGTCGATTCCTGCACGCGACTGTTCCTGTCCTCTCAGTGCGATCGGTGCTGTCGGCCCAACTTGGGGGGTTCGCCCTCCAGCGTCTGTATGGGAGAAAGTTCATGCACTACAAACTCTTTGTGGGTGAAAAGCTGTCTGGTGTGTCGACGTCCGGGTAA
- a CDS encoding methyltransferase domain-containing protein, producing the protein MNGRRHRLKTTPAHTPADIRAFFDSTARNYTEQHGDAEKLLRYRITLIKSAANIRPGRVVLDIGCGPGHHLLAICNGMAKGVGIDFSPAMIEAANRRLAASFPRPNVTFQLDNSEELRTVPDQSVNVALCVGALEHMVDQSKVLKNVHRVLKPGGRFLCLTPNSDYVWYSRIAPALGKETRHLSTDRFLTREELLLFLLNAGFERVSIACWTFIPKGDMHLLTGMGLQVADAIGRIFNLNALRGGLLASGSKPYPDVDTPDSFSPTKSL; encoded by the coding sequence ATGAACGGTAGGCGGCACCGACTGAAAACCACGCCGGCCCATACGCCAGCCGACATACGTGCCTTCTTCGATAGCACTGCCCGGAATTATACGGAACAACACGGGGATGCTGAGAAATTGCTCAGGTACCGCATAACCCTCATCAAGTCCGCAGCCAATATCCGCCCGGGGAGGGTGGTTCTGGATATTGGTTGTGGTCCCGGTCATCATCTCCTTGCCATCTGTAACGGCATGGCTAAAGGTGTGGGAATCGATTTTTCACCCGCGATGATTGAAGCGGCAAACCGGCGATTGGCTGCCTCTTTTCCCAGACCGAACGTTACTTTTCAACTCGACAATAGTGAAGAGTTGAGAACGGTTCCGGATCAATCTGTTAACGTGGCATTGTGTGTCGGAGCCCTGGAACATATGGTTGACCAGTCAAAGGTTTTGAAGAATGTTCACAGGGTACTGAAGCCCGGCGGGAGATTTCTCTGCCTTACGCCAAACAGCGACTACGTCTGGTATAGCCGGATTGCTCCGGCATTGGGAAAAGAGACGCGACACCTGTCTACCGACAGATTTCTCACCCGTGAGGAACTTCTGCTCTTTCTCCTCAACGCAGGATTCGAGCGCGTCTCCATCGCTTGCTGGACATTCATTCCAAAGGGAGATATGCATCTGCTGACAGGAATGGGACTTCAGGTAGCTGACGCCATAGGAAGAATCTTCAATCTGAATGCCCTCCGGGGGGGTCTTCTCGCCTCTGGCAGCAAACCTTACCCGGACGTCGACACACCAGACAGCTTTTCACCCACAAAGAGTTTGTAG
- a CDS encoding sulfatase-like hydrolase/transferase, translating into MRQRVAAVFHILALLYFAVFVHILLLGGFRFHLGELQVSATQLRNPILFTAVFILLGKTVNPSVTLKNTPLGRFLGWIRDQGKRLGRYRNRGAAFWGSVILLNTLLFLPLLIAKSGTVIPALPSDRPRGWYDLLVFFLIRENPDFFRVSVDFYFMITVLALLARTRWYHPIRRMFTVWYFLLLAYQVYAAASLVIFGQEPVIYSDILLLKDGIYLVSDIWSWKLFDSMVRTLFWGSLLITLIHHAFKSIGENLSRFPLRYPALIPGVLLWVLIFLMGFRYDFQDPRPIARYITPGAVQNVWESKRGLSPLSGDSLVPDGYHFEALELKEKPNVYLFMVESYGKILASHPDLRNIYLELMKSMETQLSENGWYTTTNYSAAPVSGGRSWLSMATVLSGIRIDSEALYRLLIRRIPDYHHLVRFLRHQGYQTLVLQPTMRPRPGFSFDMYENFYDYDRWIYYDSLNYGAEEYGWGMIPDQYSLNYAHEQYLREVQQPYFFSFMTVTSHAPWYDLPPYLDDWTVLNDSEFRYSDYVPFPNLDYEWPRTWRGVARHVKKTLKVKDLFEPEDYVDHISYQFQVIGNYVVEKAPENSIVLIMGDHQPPVLTGTDSGHKTPIHIISRDRGFINSFGAYGFVPGGYKDPHQAGSIKHEAVFSMVIRSLVNHNGTVEYLPDGLPLSVLRQ; encoded by the coding sequence ATGAGACAGCGGGTCGCAGCCGTCTTCCATATTCTCGCGCTTCTTTACTTCGCGGTCTTTGTCCACATCCTTCTTCTGGGTGGCTTTCGTTTCCACCTTGGTGAGCTGCAAGTCTCCGCCACACAGTTACGCAATCCCATCCTGTTCACCGCCGTCTTTATCCTTCTGGGAAAGACCGTAAATCCCTCTGTAACTCTGAAGAACACGCCGCTCGGCCGCTTTTTGGGATGGATACGGGATCAAGGGAAAAGGCTTGGGCGGTATAGGAATCGTGGGGCGGCGTTCTGGGGATCTGTCATTCTTCTCAATACGCTCCTGTTCTTGCCCTTGCTCATCGCAAAAAGTGGGACCGTTATCCCCGCTCTTCCTTCCGACCGGCCAAGAGGGTGGTACGATCTCCTCGTGTTTTTCTTGATCAGAGAGAATCCGGATTTTTTTCGTGTTTCCGTGGATTTCTACTTCATGATAACAGTTCTGGCCCTGCTTGCGCGTACACGATGGTATCATCCCATCAGAAGGATGTTTACCGTCTGGTATTTCTTGCTTCTTGCATATCAGGTTTATGCAGCCGCGTCCCTGGTAATTTTCGGTCAGGAGCCTGTCATCTACAGCGACATATTGCTCCTCAAGGATGGCATTTATCTCGTGTCAGATATCTGGTCCTGGAAGCTTTTCGATTCCATGGTACGAACACTATTCTGGGGATCGCTTTTGATAACCCTCATTCACCACGCGTTCAAATCGATAGGTGAGAACCTGAGCCGTTTCCCTTTGAGATATCCAGCACTCATCCCTGGGGTGTTGCTCTGGGTCCTTATCTTCCTCATGGGTTTCAGATACGATTTTCAGGATCCCAGGCCCATTGCACGGTACATCACCCCAGGTGCGGTCCAGAACGTCTGGGAATCGAAAAGGGGGCTGAGTCCATTGTCGGGTGATTCACTGGTACCAGATGGTTATCATTTTGAAGCACTTGAATTAAAAGAAAAGCCAAATGTTTATCTCTTTATGGTGGAATCGTACGGCAAGATTCTGGCCAGTCACCCGGATCTCCGGAACATATACTTGGAACTCATGAAAAGTATGGAAACACAACTTTCAGAAAACGGATGGTACACAACCACCAACTACAGTGCCGCTCCCGTCAGCGGGGGCAGATCCTGGCTCAGCATGGCAACCGTACTAAGCGGGATCAGGATAGACAGTGAAGCTCTCTACCGGCTACTGATTCGCCGGATTCCTGATTATCACCATCTCGTTCGCTTTTTGAGACACCAGGGATACCAGACCCTTGTCCTTCAACCCACCATGCGCCCCCGGCCGGGATTTTCATTTGACATGTATGAGAACTTCTATGATTACGACAGGTGGATATACTACGATAGCCTGAATTATGGCGCGGAGGAGTACGGCTGGGGAATGATTCCGGACCAGTACAGCCTGAATTACGCCCATGAACAGTACCTGAGAGAAGTTCAACAGCCTTACTTCTTTTCCTTCATGACAGTTACCTCCCACGCCCCATGGTATGACCTGCCCCCGTATCTCGACGACTGGACGGTGTTGAACGATTCCGAATTTCGCTACAGTGATTACGTTCCATTTCCAAATCTCGACTACGAATGGCCGAGAACCTGGAGAGGCGTTGCGCGTCACGTGAAGAAAACTCTGAAGGTCAAAGATCTCTTCGAGCCTGAGGACTATGTGGATCACATAAGCTATCAATTCCAGGTCATAGGCAACTACGTGGTGGAGAAGGCGCCAGAAAATAGCATTGTCCTTATCATGGGAGATCACCAGCCCCCCGTATTAACCGGGACGGATAGCGGGCACAAAACCCCGATACACATTATTTCCAGGGACCGGGGATTCATCAATTCTTTTGGGGCTTACGGATTTGTGCCCGGCGGTTACAAAGATCCTCACCAGGCAGGGTCCATCAAGCATGAAGCGGTCTTCTCAATGGTGATTCGATCGCTCGTCAATCATAACGGCACCGTTGAGTATCTCCCCGACGGTCTTCCCCTCTCCGTCCTTCGCCAATGA
- a CDS encoding CDP-alcohol phosphatidyltransferase family protein: METTHNSEAGFATSRERDLLLRWTNYHAALLSLTALLALSIHQPWLVFAAGGVSFFALILLHWNRWTERKSLGMANAVTLLRLIGILLLSMVPTSLITVIGLLLVGADGFDGWIARRLDRRSHFGDYFDKETDAFFLLILCLLAISHGLLAPWILVAGMLRYALVVLRWLVRPEILTARKSQTARVIYIMAMVGLLICFLPLPPIRDPIAGLATLILIYSFAGDFRQVFSPE; the protein is encoded by the coding sequence TTGGAGACTACTCACAATTCCGAGGCTGGGTTCGCCACGTCCAGGGAACGTGATCTCCTCCTACGATGGACCAACTACCATGCTGCACTTCTCTCGCTGACCGCACTGCTTGCGCTGTCGATCCATCAACCGTGGCTCGTATTTGCCGCCGGGGGTGTTTCCTTTTTTGCGTTAATCCTTTTGCACTGGAACAGATGGACCGAAAGGAAATCTCTGGGCATGGCCAACGCGGTGACCCTCCTCCGCCTCATTGGGATATTACTCTTATCGATGGTTCCCACCTCATTGATCACCGTAATCGGCCTCCTGCTGGTGGGGGCAGACGGCTTTGATGGGTGGATTGCCAGACGCCTCGACCGGAGGTCCCATTTCGGCGACTACTTCGATAAGGAGACAGATGCCTTCTTTCTCTTGATCCTCTGTCTGCTGGCCATATCTCACGGATTGCTTGCACCCTGGATCCTGGTGGCGGGAATGCTTCGCTACGCTCTGGTTGTCCTGCGGTGGTTGGTCAGGCCCGAGATTCTCACAGCACGTAAATCCCAGACGGCCCGCGTCATCTACATTATGGCCATGGTGGGACTGCTCATTTGTTTCCTCCCCCTTCCCCCCATAAGGGATCCCATTGCCGGACTGGCTACACTCATCCTTATCTATTCTTTTGCAGGCGATTTCAGGCAGGTCTTCTCACCGGAATAG
- a CDS encoding ROK family protein, whose product MRMGIDIGGTKIEGVIIDRDGKSLKRQRVPTEASLGYKHIMDQIRHLFAELTGSFNDDIFVGVCTPGALSAATDRLKNSNTPCLVGQPIKEDIEAIVGRPVLLGNDANCFAQAEATLGAARGCSVVFGVIMGTGVGGGISFNGKVHKGHQYLAGEWGHTILHPGGNLCYCGKLGCVETYISGPALEKRYAELAGEKKPLKEIAQDPPRQWKEEFLDDFGMAVSNVVNILDPDIIVLGGGVSNIDFLYSEGPKYVEKYCFNETLKTPIVKNELGDSAGVFGAAYLEPLTSQPVTRRQ is encoded by the coding sequence ATGCGCATGGGTATTGACATAGGTGGGACCAAGATTGAAGGGGTCATCATCGACCGTGACGGAAAGTCCTTGAAGCGCCAGCGAGTTCCCACGGAAGCTTCACTTGGGTACAAGCATATCATGGATCAGATTAGACATCTGTTCGCCGAACTAACCGGCAGCTTCAACGATGATATCTTCGTGGGAGTCTGTACGCCGGGGGCGCTCTCAGCCGCCACGGACAGATTGAAAAACAGTAACACGCCCTGCCTCGTCGGTCAACCCATCAAGGAGGACATCGAAGCCATTGTAGGTCGACCGGTCCTTCTGGGTAACGACGCCAACTGTTTCGCACAGGCAGAAGCAACCCTGGGAGCGGCCAGAGGCTGCTCTGTGGTCTTCGGAGTCATTATGGGAACAGGCGTGGGAGGAGGAATCTCTTTCAATGGGAAAGTCCACAAGGGACATCAGTATCTTGCGGGAGAATGGGGACATACTATTCTCCACCCGGGAGGCAATCTATGTTACTGCGGCAAGCTTGGATGTGTGGAGACATACATATCCGGACCGGCTCTTGAGAAGCGGTATGCCGAACTAGCAGGAGAAAAGAAGCCCCTGAAAGAAATTGCACAAGATCCTCCACGACAGTGGAAAGAAGAATTCCTGGACGACTTCGGCATGGCGGTATCCAATGTCGTTAATATCCTGGATCCGGATATTATCGTTCTTGGTGGGGGTGTTTCCAATATCGATTTTCTCTATTCTGAAGGTCCCAAATATGTGGAAAAGTACTGTTTTAACGAGACTCTTAAGACGCCTATTGTAAAAAACGAACTGGGAGACTCCGCGGGCGTTTTCGGTGCCGCCTACCTCGAACCCCTTACCTCCCAGCCAGTAACCCGTCGACAGTGA
- a CDS encoding phosphatase PAP2 family protein produces the protein MSLPKYMTLIWIFTSFCAAIDIECGDAQMSKRIQGDNTRPLLDYAMETVALTTPVFEYALTYGLGKSGDLSLNRAALAAVMTYTTIGVLKYTIGRERPERRYRPRLWNTRITPSFPSGHVASSALFATWVSTHYPKMTIPAAVFGLVSAYSQVYVGNHYVVDALGGILLGVLVGKLVL, from the coding sequence ATGAGTCTGCCCAAGTATATGACACTCATCTGGATCTTCACGTCTTTCTGCGCGGCCATAGATATCGAGTGCGGGGATGCTCAAATGTCGAAGAGAATTCAGGGGGACAACACGCGTCCGTTGCTCGACTATGCCATGGAAACCGTCGCCCTAACCACTCCTGTCTTCGAATATGCCTTAACCTATGGCCTGGGGAAATCCGGTGACCTGTCTCTCAACCGTGCCGCCCTGGCCGCTGTCATGACCTATACGACCATCGGTGTGCTGAAGTATACCATCGGGCGAGAGCGTCCGGAGAGGCGCTATCGGCCCCGTCTTTGGAACACGCGAATAACGCCCTCCTTCCCATCGGGACATGTTGCATCTTCCGCCCTCTTTGCCACGTGGGTGAGTACTCATTACCCGAAAATGACCATCCCAGCCGCTGTTTTTGGCCTGGTCTCTGCCTACAGTCAGGTATATGTGGGAAATCATTACGTCGTCGACGCGCTGGGTGGAATACTTCTGGGCGTCCTCGTGGGGAAGTTGGTTCTTTGA